Part of the Candidatus Cloacimonadota bacterium genome, ACTTGAAAAGTTCGCTCAAAAGCTGCCACAAACAAAAACCCACGTAAAGCGGAAAGGAAGCCACGCCGCTGGGATGAATGAGGTCGAAACTGAGCCACAGCCCGCCCGGAGGCGAATACCAACTGTTGCCATCGCGCCCCATGCCAGCGTTTTGGGAACCGGCTTGAATCAACCATCTGTCCCCACCCTGACCCAGACCTGCCAGCCTTTCATATTCCAGCTTGGTGCTGTCCAGATTATGATGATAAACCCTTGTTTTCATGATATATACATCGCATCGCCATAGCTGAAAAAGCGATATTTTTCCGCGATGGCTGCCTCATAGGCTTTTTTAACCAAATCAAGCCCGGCAAAAGCCGCAATCATCATGATTAGCGTGGATTTGGGCAGGTGAAAATTCGTGATGAGGGCATCCGCCACGTGGATTTGCTTGCCCGGATAGATGAAAATATCCGTCCATTTCGAGCCCGCATCCAGACTTTTTCCATTCCAAAAACTTTCCAAACTGCGCATGGATGTGCTGCCCACCGCGATGATTCTGCGGCCTTCGGCTTTTGCCAAGTTGATGATTTGGGCGGCGTTTTCATCCACAGTGCAAAACTCGCTGTGCATCTTGTGTTCATCAATCCGCTCGGTTTTAACAGGCAAAAAAGTGCCCATGCCCACGTGGAGGACGAGCTCCACCAGCAAAACACCTTTGGCACGCAGAGCTTCCAAAATCTCGGGGCTGAAATGCAGACCGGCAGTGGGCGCGGCGACAGAGCCGGGTTCACGCGCGTAAACGGTTTGATAGGTGTGGCGGTCTTTAATTTCATCCTCACGCTTGATATATGGTGGCAGAGGCACATGCCCCACTTTTTCAATTTCCTGCCAATAATCGCCCTGGCTTTCAAAAGTGACCTCACGCGAGCCGTCTTCAGCGCCCAGCGAAATCCAGCCTTTCAGCCCGGGGGAAAACTGCAGCCATTGTTCTTTTTTCAGCCTGCGTCCCGGATGAACCAAACATTGCCAGCGGGTTTGACCCAGATTGCGCAGCAAAAGCAGCTCCACCCTGGTTCCATTTTCCTTGAAGCCAAAAAGCCGTGCTGGAATCACTTTGCTGGAATTTAGCACCAAAACTTCGCCCGGGGAAATGAGGTCCACAATGTCACCAAAAGAGCGATGATAAAAAGTTCCCGCTTGTCGGTCCAAATGCATCAG contains:
- the queA gene encoding tRNA preQ1(34) S-adenosylmethionine ribosyltransferase-isomerase QueA, translating into MNRPLDPPDQESGVAGGGANWNAGWEKELGSYDYDLPQELIAQYPLSKRDSSRLMHLDRQAGTFYHRSFGDIVDLISPGEVLVLNSSKVIPARLFGFKENGTRVELLLLRNLGQTRWQCLVHPGRRLKKEQWLQFSPGLKGWISLGAEDGSREVTFESQGDYWQEIEKVGHVPLPPYIKREDEIKDRHTYQTVYAREPGSVAAPTAGLHFSPEILEALRAKGVLLVELVLHVGMGTFLPVKTERIDEHKMHSEFCTVDENAAQIINLAKAEGRRIIAVGSTSMRSLESFWNGKSLDAGSKWTDIFIYPGKQIHVADALITNFHLPKSTLIMMIAAFAGLDLVKKAYEAAIAEKYRFFSYGDAMYIS